Genomic segment of Corynebacterium urealyticum DSM 7109:
CCGTGCCCGTGACCTCGCACAGGGTGCGCAGCAGGACGAGCAGGTTGATGTGCTCCGCGCGGCGGGCCATGACCTTAGCCAGGTGGCGAGCCCCCGGGCGCTCGTCCTTAACGAGTGTTTCGACCCTCGCCGGAGACAGCGAGGATAGTGCGGTCTCAGCCAGGGAGAACACCGCACTGACCGCGAGCGCGAGGATCAGGCCGATAGTGCCAGCTAATATCCAGGTGTCCATTTACTTCGGCTCGGTTTCTAGCCCGGAGCTAAAGGAACTGCCGGAACCGGAGTCGTCCCGGTCCGCCGCACTCGGGAATGCCGCGGCACCGCTCGGCTTCGGGCCGAACTTCACGCCGCGCTCCTCCTGGGAGTCGTACCAATTCGCCAGGACCTCGTTCTGGATGGAGAACATCTGCTGCTCCTCCTCCGGGGTTACGTGGTCGAAGCCCAGCAGGTGCAGCACGCCGTGCACAGTCAGCAGGTCCAGCTCGTGGGCCAGGGAGTGGCCGGCGCGCTCAGCCTGCCCCTTCGCAAAGCTCGGGCAGAGCATGATGTCGCCCAACATCGCTGGCGAGACCGGCGGGCCGTCCTTGCGGCCCCAGCCCGGGGTGAGCTCATCCATCGGGAAGCTCATGACGTCCGTCGGGCCCGGTAGGTTCAGCCAGCGCAGGTGCAGGTCGGCGATGGTCTCCTCGTCCACGATGTGGATGGACAGCTCCGCGCTGGAGTGGACGTCCATGGTCCACAGCGTGTAGCGGGCGACGTCGATCAGCTCTTCCTCGTTGATCTCGCCCCAGCCGGATTCGTTAAAAACCTCGATGCTCACTAGCGGGTTCTCCATTCCTGTTGTTCTTCACGGTCCAAGCGGGCGAGCTCCTCTTCGGCCTCGAAGCGCTCGTAGGCGTCCACGATGCGGGTCACCAGCCGGTGCCGGACGACGTCATTGCTGCTCAGCTCGGCGAAACGGATGCCGTCCACCCCGTCCAGGATCTCCTGGCTGGCGGCCAGGCCGCTGCGCTGTTTCTTCGGCAGGTCCACCTGGGTCAGGTCGCCGGTGATGACCATCTTCGACCCGAAACCCAGCCGGGTGAGGAACATCTTCATCTGCGCGGGCGTTGTGTTCTGAGCCTCGTCCAGGATGACGAAGCTGTTGTTCAGCGTGCGGCCGCGCATATAGGCCAGCGGGGCGACCTCAATGACGCCGGATTCCATGAGTCGCGGGATGATCTCGGGGTCCACCATCTCCCGCAGCGCGTCGTGGAGGGGGCGCAGGTAGGGGTCGATCTTGTCGCCCAGGGTGCCGGGCAGGAAACCGAGGTTCTCCCCCGCCTCCACTGCTGGCCGGGTCAGGATGATCCGGGTGACCTCCTTGGCCTGCAGCGCTTGCACTGCCTTGGCCATCGCCAGGTAGGTCTTGCCCGTGCCTGCGGGGCCGAGCCCGAAGACGACCGAGTAGTTGTCGATGGCCTCGACGTATTCTTCCTGGCCAAGGGTCTTCGGCCGCACCGCCTTGCCGCGGTAGCTGACGATGGGGGCAGCCTTGTAGTTCAGTACTGCGCCCTGCTCGTCGAG
This window contains:
- a CDS encoding PhoH family protein, which translates into the protein MVPHNVRTHGAHAAQSPRPRVASSTLELPPEAVLAISGPADENLRIVEDAVDADILTRGNHLVLRGEASEVSRTRKILMEMAAIADHGQAVTPDVTRRIIEMLDEQGAVLNYKAAPIVSYRGKAVRPKTLGQEEYVEAIDNYSVVFGLGPAGTGKTYLAMAKAVQALQAKEVTRIILTRPAVEAGENLGFLPGTLGDKIDPYLRPLHDALREMVDPEIIPRLMESGVIEVAPLAYMRGRTLNNSFVILDEAQNTTPAQMKMFLTRLGFGSKMVITGDLTQVDLPKKQRSGLAASQEILDGVDGIRFAELSSNDVVRHRLVTRIVDAYERFEAEEELARLDREEQQEWRTR
- the ybeY gene encoding rRNA maturation RNase YbeY, translated to MSIEVFNESGWGEINEEELIDVARYTLWTMDVHSSAELSIHIVDEETIADLHLRWLNLPGPTDVMSFPMDELTPGWGRKDGPPVSPAMLGDIMLCPSFAKGQAERAGHSLAHELDLLTVHGVLHLLGFDHVTPEEEQQMFSIQNEVLANWYDSQEERGVKFGPKPSGAAAFPSAADRDDSGSGSSFSSGLETEPK